In a single window of the Solea senegalensis isolate Sse05_10M linkage group LG1, IFAPA_SoseM_1, whole genome shotgun sequence genome:
- the fem1a gene encoding protein fem-1 homolog A, protein MDITTAVFNAARDGKLKLIQKLLCNKTPEELEALAEEKTQGGTPLLVASRYGHLEVVDYLLEHCKANVELGGSVNFDGETIEGAPPLWAASAAGHLPVVKTLLKHGASVNNATLTNSTPLRAACFDGHLEIVRYLVEHRADMEVANRHGHTCLMISCYKGHKEIAKFLLDRGADVNRKSVKGNTALHDCAESGSLDIMKMLLKCNARMERDGYGMTPLLAASVTGHTNIVEYLIHQPRSSREERIDALELLGATFVDKKRDLLGAMRYWRRAMELRQPGDKAGSLAKPPPGPPIPAYGCAQEVSTAEELEALITDPDEMRMQALLVRERILGPSHPDTSYYIRYRGAVYADSGNFERCISLWKYALDMQQSNLDPLSPMTASSFLSFAELFSFVLQDRAKGTLSTRVTFHDLMTVLGKSVREVERAVAQRDNPPEPSQFTKALSIILHLIFLLEKLECSPEQEHQKKHTVYRLLKLNPRGRSSFTPLHMAVDKETTSVGRYPVGRFPSQAVAALLLECGADIDSRDCENNTPLHIAANNGCPEIMALLLKAGAHFDATNSQRKTAYELLDEQSSGLPALYPLNYITLQCLAARAVEKHKLPYRGLISEEMEAFIELH, encoded by the coding sequence ATGGACATAACGACGGCGGTTTTCAACGCGGCCAGAGATGGTAAGCTAAAACTTATCCAGAAGTTGCTGTGCAACAAAACTCCTGAGGAGCTGGAGGCTTTAGCCGAGGAGAAAACACAGGGAGGCACTCCTCTGTTGGTAGCCTCCCGATACGGACATTTAGAGGTTGTAGATTACCTTCTTGAACACTGCAAAGCAAATGTTGAACTCGGTGGTTCGGTTAACTTTGACGGTGAGACCATCGAGGGGGCTCCGCCGCTGTGGGCGGCTTCAGCAGCTGGTCACCTTCCTGTGGTGAAGACGCTACTGAAACACGGTGCCTCGGTGAACAACGCAACATTAACTAACTCTACGCCTCTACGAGCCGCCTGCTTCGACGGTCACTTGGAGATCGTGCGCTACCTGGTGGAGCACAGAGCCGATATGGAGGTCGCTAACCGCCACGGACATACCTGCCTCATGATCTCCTGCTACAAGGGCCATAAGGAAATAGCAAAGTTCCTCTTGGACCGCGGAGCAGATGTCAACCGTAAGAGTGTGAAAGGAAACACCGCCCTTCACGACTGTGCTGAGTCAGGCAGCCTGGACATCATGAAGATGCTGCTCAAGTGCAATGCCCGCATGGAGAGGGATGGGTACGGAATGACCCCGCTCCTCGCTGCAAGTGTCACAGGTCACACCAACATTGTGGAATATCTCATCCACCAGCCTCGCTCCTCCAGAGAGGAACGCATTGATGCACTTGAACTCCTTGGGGCTACTTTTGTTGACAAAAAGCGGGATCTCTTGGGGGCGATGAGGTACTGGAGAAGGGCTATGGAACTGAGGCAGCCAGGCGACAAAGCTGGATCCCTGGCAAAGCCTCCCCCTGGTCCCCCAATCCCTGCCTATGGTTGTGCACAGGAGGTGAGCACAGCCGAGGAACTGGAAGCTTTGATTACAGATCCAGACGAAATGAGGATGCAAGCATTGTTGGTACGAGAGCGCATCCTGGGACCGTCGCACCCAGACACCTCTTACTACATCCGCTACAGGGGAGCTGTGTATGCAGACTCGGGCAATTTTGAACGCTGCATCAGCTTATGGAAGTATGCTTTAGACATGCAGCAAAGCAATTTAGACCCTCTTAGTCCCATGACAGCCTCCAGTTTCCTTTCCTTTGCAGAGCTCTTCTCATTTGTTCTTCAGGACAGGGCCAAAGGCACCTTGTCAACACGTGTCACCTTCCATGATCTGATGACTGTGTTGGGGAAAAGTGTGAGGGAGGTAGAGAGAGCTGTGGCACAAAGAGACAACCCTCCAGAACCTTCACAGTTCACCAAGGCCCTCTCCATCATTCTCCACCTTATCTTTCTGCTGGAGAAGCTGGAGTGCAGCCCAGAGCAGGAGCACCAGAAGAAGCACACAGTATATCGTCTGCTTAAATTAAACCCCCGAGGTCGGAGCAGCTTCACTCCTCTCCACATGGCTGTTGACAAGGAGACAACGTCGGTGGGCCGCTACCCAGTTGGTCGCTTCCCCTCCCAGGCGGTGGCAGCACTGCTCCTAGAATGCGGTGCAGACATCGATTCACGTGATTGTGAGAACAACACACCACTGCACATTGCTGCTAATAATGGTTGTCCAGAGATTATGGCACTACTTCTGAAGGCCGGGGCTCACTTTGATGCCACAAATTCTCAGAGAAAGACAGCCTATGAGCTGTTGGATGAGCAGAGCAGTGGGCTCCCGGCCCTTTACCCACTAAACTACATCACCCTTCAGTGCCTGGCAGCTCGCGCGGTTGAAAAGCACAAACTTCCTTACAGGGGACTCATCTCTGAGGAGATGGAGGCTTTCATTGAGCTGCACTGA
- the LOC122765505 gene encoding C2 calcium-dependent domain-containing protein 4C-like codes for MWLLEKLRGSVESSGTQSQQTQTAEAIPVSVYANVLTPEKIPDFFIPPKLICCPPEESLTSEPQLCSTLRPSSSDHAICSQSPRARRSKNPCSPRLFSRMADARNLQKSANRHIIQIESADEPGAGSADRVKVEVNTNADPQSQTAMSLPYVPKAQTSYGFSTLVESPHTRRKESLFHSDPGSPLTSPNSQRRSQGGTLLTPADSNPYRYFSGGESDTCSSAESSPFNSPLLSRSASLLRSITQETQAKVSRAKRSLARHSSLSTDECSSADNSPNMQRRRMRCPPSPAFRGCKNSGLRGAASNLLQREHTVNLHKGGTLRLSTHYDSEAARLRVRVLTAEALYDRQTDLKSINCCVAIYLNPGKQQKQRSTIIKNSRNPVFNEDFFFDALPQAQVKSLAMKIKVVNKGTSLKRDVLLGEREVLLSELLEGL; via the exons ATGTGGCTATTGGAGAAGCTCCGTGGCTCTGTGGAGAGTAGTGGGACACAATCTCAACAAACGCAGACAGCAGAGGCCATTCCTGTCTCTGTTTATGCCAATGTCCTCACTCCAGAGAAGATCCCAGATTTCTTCATCCCCCCTAAACTCATCTGTTGCCCACCTGAGGAGTCTCTTACCTCAGAACCTCAGCTCTGCTCCACCCTGAGACCTTCCTCCTCTGATCATGCCATCTGCAGCCAGAGCCCCAGAGCTCGCAGGAGCAAGAACCCCTGCAGCCCTCGCCTCTTCTCCCGCATGGCGGATGCACGCAATCTCCAGAAGTCTGCCAATCGTCACATCATCCAGATAGAGAGTGCGGATGAACCAGGTGCCGGATCTGCAGACAGAGTCAAAGTTGAAGTCAACACTAATGCAGACCCTCAGTCACAGACTGCAATGTCTCTTCCCTATGTACCTAAGGCTCAGACCTCCTATGGCTTTTCCACCCTGGTGGAATCTCCTCACACCCGACGCAAGGAGAGCCTGTTCCACAGTGACCCGGGCAGCCCGCTCACCTCCCCAAACTCACAGAGGCGCTCCCAAGGGGGGACTTTACTGACCCCTGCTGACTCCAACCCCTATCGCTATTTCAGTGGTGGAGAGAGTGACACCTGCTCCTCAGCAGAGTCATCCCCCTTTAACTCCCCTCTCCTGTCCCGCTCTGCCTCTCTCTTACGATCCATAACTCAGGAGACACAAGCAAAG GTTTCTCGTGCCAAGCGTTCCCTGGCGCGGCACAgttctctctccactgacgaATGCAGCTCAGCAGACAACAGCCCCAACATGCAGCGCCGCCGCATGCGCTGTCCTCCCTCTCCTGCCTTCCGTGGATGTAAAAACAGTGGACTTAGGGGGGCTGCTTCGAACCTCCTGCAGCGCGAGCACACCGTCAACCTCCACAAGGGGGGGACACTGAGGCTGAGCACTCACTATGACTCGGAGGCTGCTCGGCTGAGGGTGCGTGTGCTCACGGCTGAGGCCCTTTATGACAGGCAGACAGATCTTAAAAGCATTAACTGCTGTGTAGCAATTTACCTAAACCCGGgcaagcagcagaaacagaggaGCACCATTATCAAGAATAGCAGGAATCCCGTGTTTAACGAGGACTTTTTTTTCGATGCACTGCCTCAGGCACAAGTAAAGAGTCTGGCCATGAAGATAAAAGTAGTGAACAAAGGAACCAGTTTGAAGAGAGACGTGCTTCTAGGAGAAAGAGAGGTGTTGCTCAGTGAGCTGCTCGAGGGCCTTTAG